The genomic region AGCCGGCCGCGGAGCCGCGCAAGTCCGATCGTCCCAAGAAGCGCAAGAAGCGTCAGGACAGCGCGCAGAAGGCGCCCAAGACCGAGACGGACATGCTGCTGGACTCCGTGCTGAGCTCCCTCCCGGAGCCGAAGGCGCCCGGCCAGGGTCGGTCGCGCCGTCGCGTGACCACGGCCGCGCTCACCGGCACCCCCGTGCCGCCGACGACCGACGGGGACTGAGCGGATCAGCCGTCCGCGCGGCGCTCGCGTCGCTCGCGCGCGGTGACCCGCAGGCCCGAGGCCAGCAGGCGGCGCACCAGCTCGTGTCCGGACACGGGCTGGGCGCCGGCGGCGATGAGCCGGTCGTGCGCCGAGTCCGGCACGTCGTAGTGGTCGAGGTCGAACCCGCGGCGGGGGATCCCGTTGGCTTCGGCGAAGGCGTGGAGCTCGGCGAGGTCGGAGTCGCTGACGAGATGGGACCACAGCCTGCCGTGCGCCGGCCAGCGCGGTTCGTCGATCAGGATCGTCACGACGACGATCCTAGAGCGCGCCGAGCGACACGCGGCCTCGATGCTTTTGCCTCTGGTGCCGGCATCCGGTAAACTCGACCTTTGGTGCGTCAGTGTCGCAGACGTGAACTGCGAACCGGCAAGCCCCGCAGCCGGCGGGCGCTTCCGCACCACAGACTTCCTCGTCTCGCAAGAGCAGAGTCTCGCAAAGACAAACGGAGCCGTGCGCTCCTCCCCAGTAGAAACAGGTGTGAAGTGGTTTACGCAGTTGTGCGCGCCGGCGGCCGTCAGGAGAAGGTCCAGGTCGGCACGATCGTCGTCCTCGATCGTCAGCAGGCGAAGATCGGCGACAAGATCGAGCTTCCCGCGGTGCTGTTCGTCGACGGCGACAAGGTGACGACCGACGCGGACAAGCTCGCCAAGGTCACCGTGACCGCCGAGGTGCTCGGCGAGGAGCGCGGCCCGAAGATCGTGATCCAGAAGTTCAAGAACAAGACCGGCTACAAGAAGCGCCAGGGCCACCGTCAGGACCTCACGCGCGTCAAGGTCACCGGCATCAAGTAAGCCAGGAGAGACGCAGAGATGGCACACAAGAAGGGCGCAAGCTCCACCCGCAACGGTCGTGACTCCAACGCGCAGCGCCTCGGCGTCAAGCGCTTCGGTGGCGAGGTCGTGAACGCCGGCGAGATCATCGTCCGCCAGCGCGGCACGCACTTCCACCCCGGCGCCAACGTCGGCCGCGGTGGCGACGACACCCTGTTCGCCCTCGCGGCGGGCTCGGTGGAGTTCGGCAGCAAGGGCGGCCGCAAGGTCGTCAACATCGTGGCGGCCGCGGAGTAATCCACCGCACGCACATGAGTCTTCAGGAGGGGGCGGGCTTCGGCCCGCCCCCTCCCTTTACCCTGGGGAGCACCCAGACCTGAGGGGGACCGGATGGTCACGTTCGTCGATCGCGTGACGCTTCACCTGCGCGCCGGCAAGGGCGGCAACGGCTGCGTGTCGGTTCGTCGCGAGAAGTTCAAGCCGCTCGCCGGCCCCGACGGCGGCAACGGCGG from Microbacter sp. GSS18 harbors:
- a CDS encoding DUF4031 domain-containing protein, with amino-acid sequence MTILIDEPRWPAHGRLWSHLVSDSDLAELHAFAEANGIPRRGFDLDHYDVPDSAHDRLIAAGAQPVSGHELVRRLLASGLRVTARERRERRADG
- the rplU gene encoding 50S ribosomal protein L21, yielding MVYAVVRAGGRQEKVQVGTIVVLDRQQAKIGDKIELPAVLFVDGDKVTTDADKLAKVTVTAEVLGEERGPKIVIQKFKNKTGYKKRQGHRQDLTRVKVTGIK
- the rpmA gene encoding 50S ribosomal protein L27, with product MAHKKGASSTRNGRDSNAQRLGVKRFGGEVVNAGEIIVRQRGTHFHPGANVGRGGDDTLFALAAGSVEFGSKGGRKVVNIVAAAE